One window of the Labilibaculum sp. genome contains the following:
- a CDS encoding adenylosuccinate synthase: protein MKVDVLLGLQWGDEGKGKVVDVLTPKYDFITRFQGGPNAGHTLEFNEIKHVLHTIPSGIFRDDKINVIGNGVVIDPVIFKKEIEGIKKLGINLSKTLFISKKAHLILPSHRILDAASEAAKGKSKIGSTLKGIGPTYMDKTGRNGLRVGDIKLNFKEKYDSLVDKHRLMLDKLYEFDYDISEYETEWFEGIKVLAEFQLIDSEQFLNDALKDGKSILAEGAQGTMLDVDFGSYPFVTSSNTVCAGACTGLGIAPNRIGRVIGIFKAYCTRVGMGPFPTELFDADGDLLRAKGNEFGSTTGRARRCGWLDLVALKYSIMINGVTELTMMKSDVMDDFDTIKICTSYLVNGEEVEHVPYEMTDDIKPVYTEFKGWKTDMTAVTHENEFPEEFNAYINFIEEETGVTVKIVSVGPNRAQTIERMLD from the coding sequence ATGAAAGTTGATGTACTTTTAGGCCTCCAATGGGGAGATGAAGGTAAAGGAAAAGTTGTGGATGTACTAACCCCAAAGTACGATTTTATCACCCGTTTTCAGGGTGGCCCCAACGCAGGACACACTTTGGAATTTAATGAAATAAAGCACGTTCTGCATACAATTCCTTCCGGGATCTTCCGCGATGATAAGATTAACGTTATTGGAAATGGTGTTGTTATCGACCCGGTAATTTTCAAGAAAGAAATTGAAGGAATAAAAAAACTTGGAATCAATCTATCCAAAACCTTATTTATTTCGAAGAAGGCTCATTTAATTTTACCTTCTCACAGAATTCTTGATGCGGCATCTGAAGCGGCTAAAGGGAAATCAAAAATTGGATCAACCCTTAAAGGAATTGGACCAACCTATATGGATAAAACCGGAAGAAACGGTTTGCGTGTGGGAGATATCAAATTAAACTTCAAAGAAAAATACGACTCGTTAGTTGACAAGCACCGTTTAATGCTTGACAAACTTTATGAGTTTGATTACGACATTTCTGAATATGAAACCGAATGGTTTGAAGGCATCAAAGTTTTAGCTGAATTTCAGTTAATCGACAGTGAACAATTTCTTAATGATGCTCTTAAAGATGGTAAATCAATTCTTGCAGAAGGTGCACAGGGAACTATGCTGGATGTTGACTTTGGATCCTATCCATTTGTAACTTCATCGAACACTGTTTGTGCCGGAGCTTGTACTGGTTTAGGTATTGCACCGAATCGAATTGGCAGAGTTATTGGTATCTTCAAAGCATATTGCACAAGAGTTGGTATGGGACCATTTCCAACTGAGCTTTTTGATGCTGATGGAGATTTGTTAAGAGCTAAAGGAAATGAATTTGGATCGACAACCGGTCGTGCCAGAAGATGCGGTTGGTTGGATCTTGTTGCTCTTAAGTATTCGATCATGATTAACGGCGTTACTGAATTAACCATGATGAAATCGGATGTAATGGACGATTTTGACACCATTAAAATTTGTACATCTTACCTTGTAAATGGTGAAGAAGTTGAGCATGTTCCTTATGAAATGACTGACGATATCAAACCTGTTTACACAGAGTTTAAAGGTTGGAAAACTGATATGACTGCTGTTACTCATGAGAATGAGTTCCCTGAAGAATTTAATGCTTACATTAATTTTATTGAGGAAGAAACCGGAGTAACTGTTAAAATTGTTTCTGTTGGTCCAAACAGAGCTCAAACTATTGAAAGAATGCTTGATTAA
- the hemF gene encoding oxygen-dependent coproporphyrinogen oxidase: MNKEIIAEKFRQLQDRICKVLETSDGKANFIEDTWEREGGGGGRSRVIANGNIIEKGGVQFSAVHGELPEKIKTKLKLSNSNFFATGVSLIMHPENPHVPIVHMNVRYFELEDGSFWFGGGIDLTPIYIDADQAKDFHLKLKNVCDRHHPEYYSKFKNWADDYFYLPFREETRGIGGIFFDHLNGTDGLSKEQALNFTMDVGNLFAPLYSRIMKQYHKIPYTEKEKDWQLHRRGRYVEFNLVLDKGTKFGLDTNGRTESILVSMPPEVKWTYQYPIESGSKEELTLSLLKKGINWVK, encoded by the coding sequence ATGAATAAAGAAATAATCGCTGAAAAATTTCGCCAATTACAGGACAGAATTTGTAAAGTCCTTGAAACAAGTGATGGGAAAGCAAATTTTATTGAAGATACTTGGGAAAGGGAAGGTGGTGGCGGAGGTCGAAGCCGAGTAATAGCCAACGGTAACATTATTGAAAAAGGTGGTGTTCAATTTTCTGCTGTTCACGGTGAATTACCTGAGAAAATAAAAACTAAACTTAAGCTTTCCAATTCAAATTTCTTTGCAACAGGTGTCTCACTAATCATGCATCCTGAAAATCCTCATGTGCCAATTGTACACATGAATGTGCGTTACTTTGAACTAGAAGATGGTTCGTTTTGGTTCGGTGGAGGAATCGATCTTACCCCTATTTATATAGATGCAGATCAAGCCAAAGATTTTCACTTGAAATTGAAAAACGTATGCGATCGTCATCATCCGGAATATTATTCAAAATTCAAAAACTGGGCTGATGACTACTTTTATCTTCCTTTTCGGGAAGAAACACGTGGCATTGGTGGAATTTTTTTCGATCATTTAAATGGAACAGATGGTTTAAGTAAGGAGCAGGCTTTAAATTTCACAATGGATGTCGGGAATTTATTTGCGCCTCTTTACAGCCGAATAATGAAGCAATATCATAAAATTCCATACACTGAAAAGGAAAAAGATTGGCAATTGCACCGGCGGGGAAGATATGTAGAATTCAATTTGGTACTTGACAAAGGAACCAAATTTGGATTGGACACCAATGGAAGAACTGAATCGATATTGGTGAGTATGCCTCCTGAAGTGAAATGGACGTATCAATACCCAATTGAAAGCGGTTCCAAAGAAGAATTAACTCTTTCACTGCTAAAAAAAGGAATTAACTGGGTGAAATAA
- a CDS encoding peptide MFS transporter yields MFKGHPKGLIPAAIANMGERFGFYTMMAILVLFLQAKFNLDGANAGIIYSIFYFSIYILALVGGIIADKINNFKGTILTGLIMMGAGYFILAVPTPTPVSSVPFFLTISLIGLFVIAFGNGLFKGNLQALVGQMYDDPKYGALRDSGFSLFYAFINIGAIFAPIVAIGMRNWWLGKNQLQYDASLPEYCHSFINGDISEASMHTFQEYADKASGVHVANLAEFADRYLNVFNTGFHYAFGTAIVAMAISLFIFIKNKKQFPNPKGTEAPAAGSGYTKEEVKMEAKEIKQRMYALLAVFSVVIFFWFSFHQNGLTLTLFAKDYTVLKIGTWHFSVELFQSMNPFFVVFLTPVVVGIFGWLRARNMEPSTPKKIAIGMGIACLGFVVMMLGSFGLPLWETITPSAGGTPLMDSERVAPYLLLGTYFILTVAELFISPMGISFVSKVAPPQYQGLMQGGWLGATALGNGLLWIGAVLYQTIPVWMTWSIFVVATAISMFTVIFMVKWLERVSE; encoded by the coding sequence ATGTTTAAAGGACATCCTAAAGGACTAATTCCAGCTGCTATAGCAAACATGGGAGAACGATTTGGTTTCTACACCATGATGGCTATTCTGGTATTATTCCTACAAGCCAAATTTAATTTAGATGGAGCTAATGCTGGTATTATTTACTCTATTTTCTATTTTTCAATTTACATTTTAGCATTAGTTGGAGGAATTATCGCTGATAAAATAAATAACTTTAAAGGCACTATTCTAACCGGTTTAATTATGATGGGTGCAGGTTACTTTATTTTAGCAGTACCTACTCCTACGCCGGTATCAAGCGTTCCATTTTTCTTAACTATTTCACTAATTGGATTATTTGTAATTGCTTTTGGTAATGGTCTTTTTAAAGGAAACCTTCAAGCCTTAGTTGGTCAGATGTATGATGACCCTAAGTATGGTGCCTTAAGGGATTCAGGTTTCTCTCTTTTTTATGCATTTATTAATATAGGTGCTATTTTTGCTCCGATTGTTGCAATTGGAATGCGTAATTGGTGGTTGGGAAAAAATCAATTACAATATGATGCAAGTTTACCCGAATATTGTCATAGTTTCATTAATGGTGACATTTCGGAAGCTTCTATGCATACATTTCAAGAGTATGCTGATAAAGCAAGTGGAGTACATGTAGCTAATTTAGCTGAATTTGCAGATAGGTACTTAAATGTATTTAATACTGGTTTCCATTACGCATTTGGTACAGCAATTGTGGCTATGGCTATTTCTTTATTCATATTTATCAAAAACAAAAAACAGTTTCCAAATCCAAAAGGAACAGAGGCTCCTGCTGCAGGCTCTGGATACACTAAAGAAGAAGTGAAGATGGAAGCTAAAGAAATTAAGCAACGTATGTATGCTTTATTAGCCGTATTTTCAGTTGTTATCTTCTTTTGGTTCTCTTTCCATCAAAATGGTTTAACATTAACGTTATTTGCTAAAGATTATACAGTACTTAAGATTGGAACCTGGCATTTCTCAGTAGAGCTGTTCCAATCCATGAACCCATTCTTTGTTGTATTCTTAACTCCTGTTGTAGTAGGTATCTTTGGATGGTTAAGAGCTAGAAACATGGAGCCATCTACTCCAAAAAAGATTGCTATCGGTATGGGTATAGCTTGTTTAGGTTTTGTTGTAATGATGTTAGGTTCTTTCGGTTTACCATTATGGGAAACTATTACTCCTTCGGCAGGTGGTACTCCGCTTATGGATTCTGAGCGTGTTGCTCCATATTTACTATTGGGAACTTATTTTATCTTAACAGTTGCTGAGCTATTTATTAGCCCAATGGGTATTTCATTTGTATCTAAAGTTGCTCCTCCTCAATATCAAGGTCTAATGCAAGGCGGATGGCTAGGTGCTACGGCATTAGGAAATGGACTATTATGGATTGGTGCTGTCTTATATCAAACAATACCTGTTTGGATGACTTGGAGTATTTTTGTTGTCGCTACAGCAATCTCCATGTTTACAGTCATATTCATGGTAAAATGGTTAGAAAGAGTTTCTGAGTAA
- a CDS encoding DUF6787 family protein, whose product MFEKLKKRWEITSNIQLILIFIAFSVTGSLSVMVRKPVFEYLSIGPDTNLLIKIFMSILIITPTYQVFLLIVGSLLGQFRFFWKFEKKMLNRFIPTKKEQPLS is encoded by the coding sequence ATGTTTGAGAAACTTAAAAAGCGTTGGGAGATTACCTCTAACATCCAATTGATTCTTATTTTTATTGCCTTTTCGGTTACCGGAAGCCTCTCGGTTATGGTACGAAAGCCTGTTTTTGAATACCTGTCAATTGGTCCGGACACAAACCTGCTGATTAAAATTTTCATGAGCATTCTAATAATCACCCCAACCTATCAAGTATTCTTACTAATTGTTGGTAGTTTATTAGGCCAATTTCGGTTCTTTTGGAAATTTGAGAAAAAAATGCTGAATCGTTTTATTCCCACAAAGAAAGAACAACCCCTATCCTAA
- a CDS encoding NAD(P)H-hydrate dehydratase has translation MKIFTARQIAEIDAYTIEHEPISSIDLMERAAGQIFKWIISHFPAPQSCKVFVGPGNNGGDGLALARMLADKNYAVEVFVLRITDKISDEAEANLERIRNLNTLDLYEMTSIESMPWLFKDDIVVDAIFGSGLSRPLEELALDVVKAINTSDAKVIAIDIPSGLMGEDNSKNNLRGIVRADYTLSFQFPKLAFLFPENAEYVGEWEVLPIGLHPEIIKTEPTAYKILSREFVKSLLMPRKKFDHKGTYGHGLLISGSYGKMGAAILASRASLRSGIGLLTTHIPRFGYQIMQTSVPEAMVSIDRSDIIFTEYPDLSQFKAVAIGPGIDKKQNSFKAMIDLLKEVKVPMVIDADAINIIGEHPELKEELPLGSIFTPHVKEFERLVGKSGDSYTRNCMQCEFAKEHGLTLLLKGAYTAICCPEGTCYFNPTGNPGMATAGSGDVLTGIILSLLSQGYSSHIAAIIGVYLHGLAGDLASVDVGVEGLTASDIVDYLPKAWLYLKKQ, from the coding sequence ATGAAAATATTTACTGCCAGACAAATTGCTGAGATTGATGCCTACACCATAGAGCATGAACCAATATCTTCCATCGATTTAATGGAACGAGCCGCGGGGCAAATTTTTAAGTGGATTATTTCACATTTTCCTGCTCCTCAAAGTTGCAAGGTTTTTGTTGGTCCGGGAAATAATGGAGGAGATGGATTAGCCTTGGCACGCATGTTGGCTGATAAGAATTATGCTGTTGAAGTATTTGTGCTTCGAATAACCGATAAGATATCGGATGAAGCTGAGGCGAATCTGGAGCGGATAAGAAATTTGAATACATTGGATTTGTATGAAATGACTTCGATTGAATCGATGCCATGGCTTTTTAAAGATGACATAGTTGTTGATGCAATTTTTGGTTCAGGTTTATCAAGACCATTGGAAGAATTGGCGTTGGATGTTGTGAAAGCAATAAATACCAGTGATGCAAAAGTTATTGCCATTGATATTCCATCTGGGCTGATGGGAGAGGATAACTCCAAAAATAATTTGAGAGGAATTGTACGGGCCGATTATACCTTAAGTTTTCAATTTCCCAAATTGGCATTTCTTTTTCCCGAAAATGCTGAATATGTTGGTGAATGGGAAGTTTTGCCAATTGGGTTGCATCCTGAAATAATTAAAACAGAACCCACTGCTTACAAAATACTAAGTAGAGAGTTTGTGAAGTCTTTATTAATGCCCAGGAAAAAATTTGATCATAAGGGGACTTACGGTCATGGATTGCTTATAAGTGGAAGTTACGGAAAAATGGGGGCTGCAATACTGGCTTCCCGTGCTAGTTTACGTTCAGGAATTGGTTTGTTAACCACGCACATTCCACGTTTTGGGTATCAAATTATGCAAACATCTGTCCCCGAAGCTATGGTTAGTATCGATCGTTCAGATATTATTTTTACAGAATATCCTGATTTAAGCCAATTTAAGGCAGTTGCTATTGGTCCGGGAATTGATAAAAAGCAGAATTCTTTTAAGGCAATGATTGATCTTTTAAAGGAAGTAAAAGTTCCGATGGTAATAGATGCCGATGCGATTAATATCATAGGAGAGCATCCTGAACTTAAAGAAGAATTGCCATTAGGCAGCATTTTCACACCACATGTTAAGGAGTTTGAACGTTTGGTAGGTAAAAGCGGCGATAGTTATACCCGCAACTGCATGCAGTGTGAATTTGCAAAAGAGCATGGATTGACCTTACTGTTAAAAGGAGCGTATACGGCTATTTGCTGTCCGGAAGGAACTTGTTATTTTAATCCTACAGGTAATCCGGGAATGGCAACAGCTGGCAGCGGTGATGTGTTAACTGGAATAATATTATCTTTGTTGTCGCAGGGCTACTCATCACATATTGCTGCAATAATCGGAGTTTATCTGCATGGTTTAGCGGGAGATTTAGCTTCTGTAGATGTTGGTGTAGAAGGACTTACTGCCAGTGATATTGTTGACTATTTACCAAAAGCATGGTTGTACTTAAAAAAACAGTAA
- a CDS encoding DUF4831 family protein — MNRMILRILLGLLVVISCQWYAGAQKRKTLDTPNTVVYALPQTVLKLDVTAEKTILKRGPFAEYAKKYLNISDVVSADGVEWELKSIDVSSHGEVDPEEYHKITTSVDYEPSLISLTPTGLIRGFNLEKKMLLKEEKKLVFIADDKIDIEYGKFSIDPIIKYKEDTIFKVVETDTAFVKVPVLEKQALVKSLEEKAEEAAHQIFKLRKRRFKILTANYEVLPPDGKAYEIIIKELEKLENEYLSLFIGKRVGFIENFQFLFTPKNGENGGVIFRMSPQSGPVGVNDLGGKPIRVDFKNLEITRELAIIPTVGLVPQKQIFYRIPGMADVSISNGKEILFQNRMPIAQFGKIANMPAEVLLNENYSIEFFPDLGSIKNVSK; from the coding sequence ATGAACCGAATGATTCTTAGAATTTTATTGGGATTACTTGTTGTAATTTCCTGTCAGTGGTATGCCGGTGCTCAAAAAAGAAAAACGCTGGATACTCCTAATACAGTAGTGTATGCATTGCCTCAAACCGTTTTAAAACTTGATGTGACTGCAGAAAAAACAATTTTAAAAAGAGGTCCTTTTGCCGAATATGCGAAAAAATATCTGAACATCTCGGATGTTGTTTCTGCCGATGGAGTGGAGTGGGAACTAAAATCCATTGATGTTTCTTCTCACGGCGAGGTAGATCCGGAAGAATATCATAAAATTACCACTTCCGTGGATTATGAACCTAGTTTAATTTCTTTGACTCCTACCGGATTAATCAGAGGTTTTAATTTGGAGAAGAAAATGTTATTGAAAGAAGAAAAGAAATTGGTTTTTATTGCTGATGATAAGATTGATATAGAATACGGAAAGTTTTCGATCGATCCAATAATAAAGTATAAAGAGGATACCATATTTAAAGTGGTGGAAACTGATACCGCTTTTGTAAAAGTTCCGGTTCTGGAAAAGCAAGCCTTGGTAAAGTCATTGGAGGAAAAAGCGGAAGAAGCCGCTCATCAGATATTTAAGTTAAGAAAAAGAAGATTTAAAATATTAACTGCCAATTATGAAGTATTGCCTCCTGACGGAAAGGCTTATGAGATAATTATTAAAGAATTGGAAAAATTGGAAAATGAATATTTATCACTATTTATTGGTAAGAGAGTTGGTTTTATAGAGAATTTTCAGTTTTTATTTACTCCTAAAAATGGTGAAAATGGCGGGGTGATTTTCCGAATGTCTCCGCAATCTGGCCCGGTTGGAGTTAATGATTTGGGCGGAAAACCAATTCGTGTTGATTTTAAAAATTTAGAGATAACAAGAGAGTTGGCAATTATTCCAACAGTTGGACTTGTTCCTCAGAAGCAAATATTTTATCGAATTCCTGGAATGGCTGATGTCTCTATTTCTAATGGGAAAGAAATTTTATTTCAGAATAGAATGCCGATTGCACAGTTTGGAAAAATAGCGAATATGCCTGCTGAAGTACTGTTGAACGAAAATTACAGTATTGAATTTTTTCCTGATTTAGGCTCAATCAAAAATGTAAGCAAATAA